In one window of Paraburkholderia phymatum STM815 DNA:
- the mscL gene encoding large conductance mechanosensitive channel protein MscL yields MSLVTEFKEFALKGNVMDLAVGVIIGGAFSTIVNSVVKDLIMPVVGVATGGLDFSNKFILLGHIPPNFKGNPDSYKDLQTAGVAAFGYGSFITVAINFVILALIIFMMVKFINKLRAPAPAEAAAPPPTPEDVLLLREIRDSLKNSPRV; encoded by the coding sequence ATGAGCTTAGTCACGGAATTCAAGGAATTTGCCCTTAAAGGCAACGTAATGGACCTCGCGGTCGGTGTGATCATCGGCGGCGCGTTCTCGACGATCGTCAACTCCGTCGTCAAGGACCTGATCATGCCCGTCGTTGGCGTGGCGACGGGCGGCCTCGATTTCTCCAACAAGTTCATCCTGCTCGGGCACATACCCCCGAACTTCAAGGGCAACCCCGATTCGTACAAAGACCTGCAGACGGCAGGCGTCGCCGCGTTCGGCTATGGCTCGTTCATCACGGTCGCGATCAACTTCGTGATTCTCGCGCTGATCATCTTCATGATGGTCAAGTTCATCAACAAGCTGCGCGCCCCGGCACCCGCCGAAGCGGCCGCCCCGCCGCCCACGCCGGAAGACGTGCTGCTGCTGCGCGAAATTCGCGATTCCCTGAAAAATTCGCCGCGCGTCTGA
- a CDS encoding sensor histidine kinase, with product MKLFTKGLLLIALPSAIELALLGVVFDMQTKTAAAVERSSDSRQILYQAAALENPVLRQVARVRAGIVAGDVALMERHAAWVDIGDRLARLEQAVADTPDQASRVQRMREAVDSYRQQALSVAQSLRTGATMKPFVTLEGGELPAQVVAFREQLHGFIDEASRLEGERNATLARTRQRQQYSLVGAVIGSMLLWTGTAFAFARGIGRRLDVLADNAQRLADGQPLPAPLAGNDEIAALDAALHRTSGQLRIAEQNQGALKVSLQARTAELASVNETLRQETQDNEMFVYSVSHDLRSPLVNMQGFSKELQVSCDELRATVVAAGLPADEYERLAHVLDGDVQESLRFVRSSVTRAAAIIEALLRISRAGRLDYQWQRVNVGRAVARVVDALQPRIDERHAIVVVHALPTAWGDPSAIEQVFSQLLSNAVNFLDPSRPGRIEIGALDAQQEDGAHDPAPPTRTYFVRDNGLGIPAAYMSKVFRAFQRLHGDVAHGEGVGLVLVRRTVERHGGRVWVESTEGAGSTFFFTLPDHPLRH from the coding sequence ATGAAACTGTTCACCAAAGGTCTACTGCTGATTGCGTTGCCGAGCGCCATCGAACTGGCGTTGCTCGGCGTCGTCTTCGACATGCAGACGAAAACGGCGGCCGCTGTCGAGCGTTCGTCGGACAGCAGGCAGATCCTGTATCAGGCTGCTGCGCTCGAAAACCCGGTGCTGCGGCAGGTTGCGCGTGTGCGCGCGGGGATCGTGGCAGGCGACGTGGCACTCATGGAACGTCATGCTGCGTGGGTCGATATCGGCGACCGGCTCGCGCGTCTCGAGCAGGCGGTCGCCGACACACCCGATCAGGCGTCGCGTGTGCAGCGCATGCGGGAGGCCGTCGACAGCTACCGGCAGCAGGCGCTGTCCGTCGCGCAGTCGCTGCGCACGGGTGCGACGATGAAGCCGTTCGTCACGCTTGAAGGCGGCGAGTTGCCCGCGCAGGTGGTGGCGTTTCGCGAGCAGTTGCATGGTTTCATCGACGAAGCATCGCGGCTCGAAGGCGAGCGCAACGCGACACTCGCCCGCACCCGCCAGCGTCAGCAATATTCGCTGGTGGGTGCCGTGATCGGCTCGATGCTGCTGTGGACAGGTACCGCGTTTGCGTTTGCGCGCGGCATCGGCAGGCGGCTCGACGTGCTGGCGGACAATGCGCAGCGGCTCGCCGACGGGCAGCCGCTGCCCGCGCCGCTGGCGGGCAACGATGAAATCGCGGCGCTCGACGCCGCGCTGCATCGCACGAGCGGGCAGTTGCGCATCGCGGAACAGAATCAGGGCGCACTCAAGGTCTCGCTGCAGGCGCGCACGGCGGAACTCGCGAGCGTCAACGAGACGCTGCGTCAGGAGACGCAGGACAACGAGATGTTTGTCTACAGCGTGTCGCACGATCTGCGTTCGCCGCTTGTCAACATGCAGGGCTTCTCGAAGGAACTTCAGGTTTCGTGCGACGAGCTGCGCGCGACGGTCGTCGCGGCGGGCCTGCCCGCCGACGAATACGAGCGGCTCGCGCATGTGCTGGACGGCGACGTGCAGGAATCGCTGCGCTTCGTGCGCTCGTCGGTGACGCGCGCAGCGGCCATCATCGAAGCGCTGTTGCGCATTTCGCGTGCGGGCCGGCTCGATTATCAGTGGCAGCGTGTGAACGTCGGGCGCGCGGTCGCCCGCGTCGTCGATGCGCTGCAGCCGCGCATCGACGAGCGTCATGCCATCGTCGTCGTCCACGCGCTGCCGACGGCATGGGGCGACCCGTCTGCGATTGAGCAGGTGTTCAGCCAGCTGCTGTCGAATGCGGTCAACTTTCTCGATCCGTCGCGGCCGGGGCGCATCGAAATCGGTGCGCTCGACGCGCAACAGGAAGACGGCGCGCACGACCCGGCGCCCCCCACGCGCACATACTTTGTGCGCGACAATGGACTGGGGATTCCCGCCGCGTATATGTCGAAAGTATTTCGTGCGTTCCAGCGGCTGCATGGCGATGTCGCGCACGGCGAGGGCGTCGGCCTTGTGCTCGTGCGGCGCACCGTCGAACGTCATGGCGGGCGGGTGTGGGTCGAATCGACGGAAGGCGCGGGCTCGACATTCTTCTTCACGCTGCCCGATCACCCGCTGCGCCACTGA
- a CDS encoding response regulator, which translates to MSQEAIGKSVGIVLVEDDDGHATLVERNLRRAGISNGFVRLADGQQALDYFFGEPCAGDRTDGRPSRDELANYVVLLDLKMPRVDGFEVLRRLKASPSTASMPVIVLTTTDDPREIERCYELGCNVYITKPVEYDAFIEAVRRLGFFLQVVKLPPGQRYGPA; encoded by the coding sequence ATGTCGCAGGAAGCGATCGGTAAGTCGGTCGGCATCGTGCTGGTCGAAGACGATGACGGGCACGCTACGCTCGTCGAGCGCAATCTGCGGCGCGCGGGTATTTCAAATGGATTTGTCCGCTTGGCCGACGGCCAGCAAGCGCTGGATTATTTCTTCGGCGAGCCGTGCGCGGGCGATCGCACAGACGGCCGACCGTCGCGCGACGAACTGGCGAATTACGTCGTGCTTCTGGATCTGAAGATGCCGCGGGTCGATGGCTTCGAGGTGCTGCGGCGGCTGAAGGCGTCGCCGTCGACGGCATCGATGCCCGTGATCGTCCTCACGACCACGGACGATCCGCGCGAAATCGAGCGCTGCTATGAACTCGGCTGCAACGTCTACATCACGAAGCCGGTCGAATACGATGCGTTTATCGAGGCCGTGCGGCGTCTCGGCTTTTTCCTGCAGGTCGTGAAGCTGCCGCCGGGCCAGCGCTATGGGCCCGCCTGA
- a CDS encoding threonine/serine dehydratase produces the protein MSTATPHHTDRTIDGEPIPTLDDIASQHFALTPWVVRTPVFDRMDFPTLEGTLVNFKFELLQAGGSFKARGAFTNLLALDAAQRSAGVTCVSGGNHAVAVAYAAMRMGISAKVVVMHAANPARIALCRQYRAEVVMADNVNDAFEIVRRIEAEEGRHFVHPFNGYRTVLGTATLGYEWATQTPDLDAVIVPIGGGGLAAGVSTALRLANPRVHVYGVEPEGADVMNRSFAANHTVKMSHMHSIADSLMAPHTEQYSYELCRRHMDRLVTVTDDALRAAMLTLFKQLKLAVEPACAAATAALLGPLREQLQGKRVGVLLCGTNTDPVTFAAHIEQARAAEI, from the coding sequence ATGTCCACTGCCACGCCGCACCACACCGACCGCACGATCGACGGCGAGCCGATACCGACGCTCGACGATATCGCCTCGCAGCACTTCGCGTTGACGCCGTGGGTGGTGCGAACGCCCGTATTCGACCGGATGGATTTTCCGACGCTCGAAGGCACGCTCGTCAACTTCAAGTTCGAACTGCTACAGGCAGGCGGCAGCTTCAAGGCGCGCGGCGCGTTCACGAATCTGCTTGCGCTCGACGCGGCGCAACGCAGCGCGGGCGTCACCTGCGTGTCGGGCGGCAATCACGCCGTGGCCGTCGCGTACGCGGCAATGCGCATGGGCATTAGCGCGAAGGTCGTCGTGATGCATGCGGCGAATCCGGCGCGAATCGCGCTGTGCCGCCAGTACCGCGCGGAAGTTGTGATGGCGGACAACGTGAACGACGCGTTCGAGATCGTACGGCGCATCGAAGCCGAGGAAGGCCGTCACTTCGTGCATCCGTTCAACGGCTACCGCACGGTGCTCGGCACTGCGACGCTCGGCTACGAATGGGCCACGCAGACACCCGACCTCGATGCCGTGATCGTGCCCATCGGCGGCGGCGGACTCGCGGCGGGCGTTTCGACCGCGCTGCGCCTCGCGAATCCGCGTGTGCACGTGTACGGCGTCGAGCCGGAAGGCGCGGATGTGATGAACCGCAGCTTCGCCGCGAATCACACCGTCAAGATGAGCCATATGCATTCGATCGCCGATTCGCTGATGGCGCCGCACACGGAGCAATACAGCTACGAGCTGTGCCGCCGTCATATGGACCGTCTCGTCACGGTCACGGACGACGCGCTGCGCGCCGCGATGCTCACGCTATTCAAGCAACTGAAGCTTGCCGTCGAACCGGCGTGCGCAGCCGCCACGGCCGCCCTGCTGGGCCCGTTGCGCGAGCAACTGCAAGGCAAGCGGGTCGGCGTGCTGTTGTGCGGGACCAATACCGATCCCGTCACGTTCGCCGCGCATATCGAACAGGCGCGAGCGGCCGAAATCTGA
- a CDS encoding M20 family metallopeptidase has translation MTDAVDTASIVELLTALVRLPSRGGIDACTPVLECVEAWFAARGVGTRRLLCADGEPLALYAEIRGASPRPHYVLNATLDTAGFGDESTWTWPPLSAQVVDGWLHGRGSADSKAAVAIFAHLAVAFARRADSFAGTLGVLFDLDEHTGRFGGARAFFDETSAPKPDGVFIGYPGIDRIVVGARGFMRAKLVVRGVAAHSGASSTRGLNAATRGARLAAALSDTSLPFDHAFGRAAQLTVTGIRAGDGTFTRVPERCELDIDCRLTPDFDAAHAQRVIEGMVREQDATYDASLATSIEWLPGWPAYRMTDSHPLASALYHAANDELGAKRACVVAGPSNIGNYLASLGIPALCGFGVQCAGIHAADERIELASIAPVYRIYERALLALLAAAN, from the coding sequence ATGACGGACGCGGTCGACACGGCATCCATCGTCGAACTGTTGACGGCGCTCGTGCGCCTGCCGAGCCGCGGCGGCATCGATGCGTGCACGCCCGTGCTCGAATGCGTCGAAGCGTGGTTCGCCGCACGCGGGGTCGGCACGCGCCGCCTGCTTTGCGCCGATGGCGAACCGCTCGCGCTCTACGCCGAAATCCGCGGCGCCTCGCCGCGCCCGCATTACGTGCTCAACGCGACGCTCGACACGGCCGGCTTCGGCGACGAATCGACCTGGACCTGGCCGCCGCTCAGCGCGCAGGTGGTCGACGGCTGGCTGCATGGACGCGGCAGCGCCGACAGCAAGGCGGCCGTCGCGATCTTCGCGCACCTCGCCGTCGCGTTCGCGCGGCGCGCCGATTCATTCGCGGGTACGCTCGGCGTGCTGTTCGATCTCGACGAGCACACGGGCCGTTTCGGGGGCGCCCGCGCGTTCTTCGACGAAACGAGCGCGCCCAAACCCGACGGCGTATTCATCGGCTATCCGGGTATCGACCGCATCGTGGTCGGCGCGCGCGGATTCATGCGCGCGAAACTGGTCGTGCGCGGCGTCGCGGCGCATTCGGGCGCGAGCAGCACGCGCGGACTCAACGCGGCGACACGCGGCGCGCGCCTCGCTGCGGCGTTGAGCGACACGTCACTGCCCTTCGATCACGCCTTCGGACGCGCTGCCCAACTCACCGTCACGGGCATTCGCGCGGGCGACGGCACCTTCACCCGCGTTCCCGAACGCTGCGAACTCGACATCGATTGCCGCCTCACGCCGGACTTCGATGCCGCGCACGCTCAGCGCGTGATCGAAGGCATGGTTCGCGAACAGGATGCGACCTACGACGCGTCGCTCGCGACGTCGATCGAATGGCTACCCGGCTGGCCTGCGTATCGCATGACGGATTCACATCCGCTCGCGAGTGCGCTGTATCACGCGGCAAACGACGAACTGGGCGCGAAACGGGCGTGCGTCGTCGCCGGGCCGTCGAACATCGGCAACTACCTCGCGTCGCTGGGCATTCCCGCGCTGTGCGGCTTCGGCGTGCAATGCGCCGGCATCCACGCGGCCGACGAACGCATCGAACTCGCTTCCATTGCGCCCGTCTACCGCATTTACGAACGTGCGCTGCTCGCGTTGCTTGCCGCCGCGAACTGA
- the argE gene encoding acetylornithine deacetylase: MSLVADKALSAQTSPPSADSARASSPASLPWVTRLVSMDTVSRNPNLGLIETVRDSLRERGIEATLTHDESGKWANLFATIPAHDGETQGGIVLSGHTDVVPVDGQKWDSDPFKPEVRGDKLYGRGTCDMKGFIGAALTLVPRMQQTKLAKPIHLAFSFDEEVGCVGAPLMIADLMKRGIKPDGCIVGEPTSMRPIIAHKGINAYQCCVRGFAAHSSLTPKGLNAIEYAARLICFIRDMADQFRDQGPFDQLYDVPFTTAQTSTIKGGNAINTVPAECSFEFEFRNLPTLDPEPIFARIDQYARETLLPKMKREHEAAAIEFTKIAAAPGLDATEQAAITQLVRALTADQDKRKVAYGTEAGLFSLAGIPSIVCGPGDIQQAHKANEFVTLDQLAQCERFLEKFIHSMSVDAAHIDPSS; encoded by the coding sequence ATGTCACTGGTCGCTGACAAAGCGCTGTCCGCACAAACGTCCCCGCCTTCCGCCGATTCCGCCCGCGCTTCGTCTCCCGCTTCGCTTCCCTGGGTCACGCGTCTCGTGTCGATGGACACGGTCAGCCGCAATCCGAATCTCGGACTGATTGAAACAGTGCGCGATTCGCTGCGCGAGCGCGGTATCGAAGCGACGCTCACGCACGACGAAAGCGGCAAGTGGGCGAACCTGTTCGCGACCATTCCGGCGCATGACGGCGAGACCCAGGGCGGGATCGTGCTATCGGGCCATACGGACGTCGTGCCCGTCGACGGCCAGAAGTGGGACAGCGATCCCTTCAAGCCGGAAGTGCGCGGCGACAAGCTTTATGGGCGTGGCACGTGCGACATGAAAGGCTTTATCGGCGCAGCATTGACGCTCGTGCCGCGGATGCAGCAGACGAAGCTCGCCAAGCCGATCCACCTCGCGTTCTCGTTCGACGAAGAAGTAGGCTGCGTAGGCGCGCCGCTGATGATCGCCGATCTGATGAAACGCGGCATCAAGCCGGACGGCTGCATTGTCGGCGAGCCGACCAGCATGCGCCCCATCATCGCGCACAAGGGCATCAATGCGTACCAGTGCTGCGTGCGCGGCTTCGCGGCGCATTCGTCGCTGACGCCGAAGGGCTTGAACGCGATCGAATATGCGGCGCGCCTGATCTGCTTCATCCGCGACATGGCCGACCAGTTCCGCGATCAAGGTCCGTTCGATCAACTCTACGACGTCCCGTTTACGACGGCGCAGACCAGCACGATCAAGGGCGGCAACGCGATCAACACGGTCCCGGCCGAATGCAGCTTCGAGTTCGAGTTCCGCAATCTGCCCACGCTGGACCCCGAGCCGATCTTCGCGCGCATCGATCAATACGCGCGCGAAACCCTGCTGCCCAAAATGAAGCGCGAGCACGAAGCGGCCGCGATCGAGTTCACGAAAATCGCTGCGGCGCCTGGGCTCGACGCAACGGAGCAGGCGGCCATCACGCAACTGGTGCGCGCGCTCACCGCCGATCAGGACAAGCGCAAGGTCGCGTACGGCACGGAAGCGGGCCTGTTCTCGCTGGCGGGCATTCCGAGCATCGTATGCGGTCCCGGCGACATCCAGCAGGCGCACAAGGCAAATGAGTTCGTCACGCTGGACCAACTCGCGCAGTGCGAACGGTTCCTCGAGAAGTTCATTCACAGCATGTCGGTCGATGCGGCGCACATTGACCCAAGCAGTTGA
- a CDS encoding hybrid sensor histidine kinase/response regulator produces MTEHAFTAPAALVLVVDDDEGILRLARKSLERAGCRVELSSSVEAAHRSIVASPPDLIVLDYQLDGAETGLDFFRRLRGEGVRIPAILVTGFTDESRVIEALRAGVSDVVPKAGDYLDYLPEAVERVLSQMRLQRESAEALWLREREAHYRMLSEALPHLVFTCSANGDCDFVSKQWIEYTGLDGSNALGLAWLDAVHPDEREDTRRSWLRTARGDGSDFRSEIRIRRRDGMYRWFDVRIAAVRDAGGVISKWLGNCTDIQSQREAIEERERLLASEQAARQAAEEANRAKDRFLAMLSHELRTPLTPVLAGARMLEIMPDLPEPVRAGVVMIRRNVELEARLIDDLLDLTRVANGKLRLSLETVDVHEVIGSVLELFRSEIQTKQQDVHVDTRAQHHFVLADRARLQQMLWNLIRNAAKFTPDGGHIYVRTRDERMHVQISIEDTGVGIEPEQIGKLFNAFEQGSQNMSRQFGGLGLGLAITKALTDAHGGTVTAQSPGAHCGATFTITLPTAEEPLAERAAPEAASVQSAGGLTILLIEDHADTAEVMSQLMRALGHEVTVVGRVADALAATQSAGFDLIVSDVGLPDGTGLDFIKAFRESDDAPAVALTGFGSEEDIRRCLEAGFTSHLTKPVNFSQLEQVIEGAAVAKLQKGAGKARTG; encoded by the coding sequence ATGACAGAACACGCATTCACGGCACCCGCAGCCCTCGTGCTCGTCGTCGACGACGACGAAGGCATCTTGCGCCTCGCACGCAAGTCGCTGGAGCGCGCAGGCTGCCGGGTCGAACTGAGCAGCAGCGTCGAGGCCGCGCATCGCTCGATCGTCGCGAGTCCGCCGGATCTGATCGTGCTCGACTACCAGCTCGACGGCGCCGAGACGGGGCTCGATTTTTTCCGGCGTCTGCGCGGCGAAGGCGTGCGCATTCCCGCGATTCTCGTCACCGGCTTCACCGACGAGTCGCGCGTGATCGAAGCGTTGCGCGCGGGTGTGTCCGACGTGGTGCCGAAAGCGGGCGACTATCTCGACTATCTGCCCGAAGCCGTCGAACGGGTGCTGTCGCAAATGCGGCTGCAGCGCGAGTCCGCGGAAGCGCTGTGGCTGCGCGAGCGCGAGGCGCATTACCGGATGCTGTCGGAGGCGCTGCCACACCTCGTCTTCACGTGCAGTGCGAATGGCGATTGCGATTTCGTCTCGAAGCAATGGATCGAATACACGGGGCTGGACGGCTCGAACGCGCTGGGTCTCGCGTGGCTCGACGCCGTGCATCCCGACGAGCGCGAAGACACGCGGCGCAGTTGGCTCAGGACCGCGCGCGGCGACGGCAGCGACTTTCGCAGCGAAATCCGGATCCGGCGGCGCGACGGAATGTACCGATGGTTCGACGTGCGCATTGCCGCGGTGCGCGATGCGGGCGGCGTCATCAGCAAGTGGTTAGGCAATTGCACGGACATCCAATCGCAACGCGAAGCCATCGAGGAGCGCGAGCGCCTGCTCGCCTCCGAGCAGGCCGCACGTCAAGCGGCCGAAGAAGCGAACCGCGCAAAGGACCGCTTTCTCGCGATGCTGTCGCACGAACTGCGCACGCCGCTCACGCCCGTGCTGGCGGGCGCGCGCATGCTCGAAATCATGCCGGATCTGCCCGAGCCGGTGCGCGCGGGCGTCGTCATGATCCGCCGCAACGTCGAACTCGAAGCGCGGCTGATCGACGATCTGCTCGATCTCACGCGGGTGGCGAACGGCAAGCTGCGGCTGTCGCTGGAAACCGTCGACGTGCACGAGGTGATCGGCAGCGTGCTCGAACTGTTTCGTAGCGAGATTCAGACCAAGCAGCAGGACGTGCACGTCGACACGCGCGCGCAGCATCATTTCGTGCTCGCCGATCGCGCGCGGCTGCAGCAGATGCTATGGAACCTCATCCGCAATGCCGCGAAGTTTACGCCGGACGGCGGTCATATCTACGTGCGCACGCGTGACGAACGGATGCATGTGCAGATTTCGATCGAAGATACGGGCGTCGGAATCGAGCCGGAGCAGATCGGCAAGCTCTTCAATGCGTTCGAGCAGGGCAGTCAGAACATGTCGCGGCAGTTCGGCGGCCTGGGCCTCGGGCTCGCGATCACGAAGGCGCTCACCGACGCGCACGGCGGCACCGTGACGGCACAAAGCCCAGGCGCGCACTGCGGCGCGACGTTCACGATCACACTACCCACGGCCGAGGAGCCGCTCGCCGAACGGGCCGCGCCCGAGGCGGCGAGCGTGCAGTCGGCGGGGGGGCTGACCATCCTCCTGATTGAAGACCACGCGGACACGGCCGAAGTGATGTCGCAACTCATGCGCGCGCTCGGCCACGAAGTGACGGTGGTTGGGCGCGTGGCCGATGCGCTCGCCGCGACGCAAAGCGCCGGGTTCGATCTGATCGTCAGCGACGTCGGGCTGCCCGACGGCACGGGCCTCGATTTCATCAAGGCGTTCCGCGAAAGCGACGATGCGCCCGCCGTCGCGCTGACGGGCTTCGGCAGCGAAGAGGACATCCGGCGTTGCCTCGAAGCGGGCTTCACCTCGCATCTGACCAAGCCTGTGAATTTCTCGCAGCTCGAGCAGGTGATCGAGGGTGCAGCCGTCGCCAAGTTGCAGAAAGGGGCAGGCAAGGCACGGACGGGTTAG